A region of Lycium barbarum isolate Lr01 chromosome 3, ASM1917538v2, whole genome shotgun sequence DNA encodes the following proteins:
- the LOC132632454 gene encoding RNA polymerase I termination factor: MGDENESMLRKLEKKSKKSNKKAATTGPGVTANNVKAEECDFSFNEEKLAVLETKKEKDKEVMETKAAGESEECDIKRKKKREGGKSPGKSKKGSDEDAVKCVEKKKKNKLKKSCLDEPSDTKTSTSASASETRNSDKVVETLGEVSGGNAVDEIRRKKSKKDIKTAATNGLGVTNTDDKAKSDDCDSKRKKERKHGKHSGKSSGDGNEVALEIVEGKKSRKLKKSCADEQETNIEDGYEDVVAEVNQGDIHSTVEEIEERSRTDNGNIRKRKKVKVGHNSEDSTHEKSEKRVRFSGQDQIFPSSSDPCDDENHEIEEDNLLRGKRFSKLEDEIVKEAVHKYIEIHNLGEEEGLKKILNSRSYPELKGCWKEIGSCIPYRPYTAVYYRAQVLFRRSETRKWTEEEYEIVRKFQKEHGNNWKVLADELGKHRFHVKDTWRRLKLPNQKKGQWTQEEYQTLFDLVNTDLRLKLSEEKKSKYGMLRDNIAWSAISDKLSTRTDANCCLKWYDQLTSPMVAKGEWADVDDYRLVDALFELDASCIEDVDWDNLLDHRPGEICRKRWNQMVLHIGQLGNRSFAEQVEVLAKRYRPDLAEVREAWDSKPVVP, encoded by the coding sequence ATGGGAGATGAGAATGAGAGTATGCTCCGGAAGCTGgagaagaaatccaagaaaagCAATAAGAAGGCTGCCACCACTGGTCCTGGAGTGACTGCAAACAATGTTAAAGCTGAAGAATGTGATTTTAGCTTCAATGAAGAGAAGCTAGCTGTTCTGGAAACCAAGAAAGAAAAGGATAAGGAAGTGATGGAAACTAAGGCAGCAGGAGAGAGTGAAGAGTGTGACattaagagaaagaaaaaaagagaaggtGGAAAAAGTCCTGGAAAGTCCAAAAAAGGCAGTGATGAAGATGCTGTGAAATGtgttgaaaaaaagaaaaagaataagcTGAAGAAAAGCTGCTTGGATGAGCCTTCAGACACCAAAACTAGCACTTCTGCAAGTGCAAGTGAAACGCGGAACAGTGATAAGGTGGTTGAGACCCTTGGCGAGGTCTCTGGTGGAAATGCTGTGGACGAGATTAGGAGGAAGAAATCCAAGAAAGACATTAAGACTGCTGCTACCAATGGTCTTGGAGTGACAAACACTGATGATAAAGCTAAGAGCGATGATTGTGACagcaagagaaagaaagaaagaaaacatgGAAAACATTCTGGGAAGTCCAGTGGAGACGGCAATGAGGTTGCTTTGGAAATTGTTGAAGGGAAGAAAAGTAGGAAGTTGAAGAAAAGCTGCGCGGATGAGCAGGAGACAAATATTGAGGATGGATATGAAGATGTTGTGGCTGAAGTCAATCAAGGTGATATTCATTCAACTGTGGAAGAGATAGAAGAACGAAGCAGAACAGACAATGGTAATATCAGAAAGAGAAAAAAGGTAAAAGTAGGACACAATTCTGAAGATTCTACACATGAGAAGAGTGAAAAGAGAGTGAGATTCTCTGGTCAGGATCAGATTTTCCCTTCATCCAGTGACCCTTGTGATGATGAGAACCATGAAATCGAGGAAGACAATTTATTGCGCGGGAAACGATTCTCAAAATTAGAAGATGAAATTGTCAAAGAGGCTGTTCATAAATACATAGAGATACATAACTTGGGCGAAGAAGAAGGGCTGAAAAAGATTTTGAATTCTAGATCTTATCCTGAATTAAAGGGCTGCTGGAAAGAAATAGGGAGCTGTATACCCTACAGGCCTTATACTGCGGTTTATTATCGTGCACAGGTCTTGTTTCGAAGGAGTGAGACACGTAAATGGACTGAAGAAGAGTATGAGATAGTACGAAAATTCCAGAAAGAGCACGGGAACAATTGGAAGGTCTTAGCTGATGAACTTGGAAAACATCGGTTTCATGTGAAGGATACATGGCGAAGGCTGAAACTGCCCAATCAGAAGAAAGGACAATGGACTCAGGAGGAGTACCAGACATTGTTTGATTTAGTAAACACTGATCTGAGATTGAAGCTTTCTGAAGAGAAGAAATCTAAGTATGGTATGTTACGGGATAATATTGCATGGAGTGCAATAAGTGACAAATTGTCCACGAGAACTGATGCAAATTGCTGCTTGAAATGGTATGATCAATTGACATCACCTATGGTGGCCAAAGGTGAATGGGCAGATGTTGATGACTATCGCCTAGTTGATGCACTTTTTGAGCTGGATGCGAGCTGCATAGAAGATGTTGACTGGGACAATCTTCTTGACCACAGGCCTGGAGAGATATGCCGGAAGAGATGGAACCAAATGGTACTTCACATAGGTCAACTTGGAAACAGGTCATTTGCTGAACAAGTAGAAGTTCTAGCTAAGAGATACCGTCCAGATCTGGCCGAAGTAAGAGAGGCTTGGGATAGTAAACCAGTCGTTCCATGA